The following coding sequences lie in one Acidobacteriota bacterium genomic window:
- a CDS encoding acyl-CoA dehydrogenase family protein: MIDFELTEDQIALRDMAHEFAASEMRPKAARYDQGHDFPEDVMRKAFEVGFLTCTVPAEYGGVGLGDLDTAIVSEELAWGCAGMYTTMMANSLAFTPLLLFGTDEQKKRLFAPFLKGMAFASYCLTEREAGSDTSAVKTTARKDGGVFVINGSKCFITNGGVASLYMVFANSAPEKGPRGLSVFAVPRDTPGITVGKVEDKFGHRASNTTELFFEDVRVPAANLIGREGLGFIAAMRTFDKTRSAVGAAGVGIARAALEHAVEYAKTRVQFGKPIATFQTTAFKLAQMAMDVEAARLAVWRAAWLMDKGKPNGKESAMAKCLGSDAAMRNALEALQIFGGYGYMKDYPVEKLVRDAKLLQIYEGTNEIQRLVISREVIGPIRSR; encoded by the coding sequence GTGATCGATTTCGAACTGACGGAAGACCAGATCGCCCTCAGGGACATGGCCCACGAGTTCGCCGCATCCGAGATGCGGCCGAAGGCGGCCCGCTATGACCAGGGCCACGACTTTCCCGAGGACGTCATGCGCAAGGCCTTCGAGGTCGGCTTCCTGACCTGCACCGTGCCGGCCGAGTACGGCGGCGTCGGCCTGGGCGACCTCGACACGGCCATCGTCAGCGAGGAGCTGGCCTGGGGCTGCGCCGGGATGTACACGACGATGATGGCCAATTCGCTGGCCTTCACGCCGCTGCTGCTCTTCGGCACGGACGAGCAGAAGAAGCGGCTGTTCGCGCCGTTCCTAAAGGGCATGGCCTTCGCTTCGTACTGCCTGACGGAGCGGGAAGCGGGCTCGGATACCTCGGCCGTCAAGACTACGGCCCGCAAGGACGGCGGCGTTTTCGTCATAAACGGCTCCAAGTGCTTCATCACCAACGGCGGCGTGGCCAGCCTCTACATGGTTTTCGCCAACTCGGCCCCGGAGAAGGGGCCCCGCGGCCTGAGCGTCTTCGCCGTGCCCCGCGACACGCCGGGGATCACCGTCGGCAAGGTCGAGGACAAGTTCGGCCACCGGGCCTCGAACACCACGGAGCTGTTCTTCGAGGACGTGCGCGTCCCGGCCGCCAACCTCATCGGCCGGGAAGGCCTCGGCTTCATAGCCGCCATGCGGACCTTCGATAAGACCCGGTCGGCCGTCGGGGCGGCCGGCGTGGGCATCGCCCGCGCGGCGCTCGAGCACGCGGTCGAGTACGCGAAAACACGGGTCCAGTTCGGCAAGCCCATCGCCACGTTTCAGACCACGGCCTTCAAGCTGGCCCAGATGGCCATGGACGTCGAGGCGGCCCGGCTGGCCGTCTGGCGGGCGGCCTGGCTGATGGACAAGGGCAAGCCCAACGGGAAGGAATCGGCCATGGCCAAGTGCCTGGGCTCGGACGCGGCCATGCGCAACGCCCTGGAGGCCCTGCAGATCTTCGGCGGCTACGGCTACATGAAGGATTATCCGGTCGAGAAGCTCGTCCGGGACGCCAAGCTGCTCCAGATCTACGAGGGAACCAACGAGATCCAGCGGCTGGTCATCTCCCGGGAAGTCATCGGGCCGATCCGCAGCCGCTGA
- a CDS encoding ACT domain-containing protein: protein MTQLSEETELTVTAPDEPGIFGRVLGTLANAGVNVKAFYVYSEGEAGHFHLVTSDAKKAETSLRTLGYKVKSKKVVTVLVTDRIGAGAEIGALLGNAVVDIRYAYGSSSGEGKTLLVFHTSNNRKAVDTLK, encoded by the coding sequence GTGACACAACTGAGCGAGGAAACAGAACTGACGGTCACTGCCCCGGACGAGCCCGGCATTTTCGGGCGCGTGCTGGGGACGCTGGCCAACGCGGGGGTCAACGTCAAGGCCTTCTACGTCTACTCCGAGGGCGAAGCGGGCCATTTCCACCTGGTCACCTCGGACGCCAAGAAGGCGGAAACGTCCCTGCGGACCCTCGGCTACAAGGTCAAATCGAAGAAGGTCGTCACGGTCCTGGTCACCGACCGGATCGGCGCCGGCGCCGAGATCGGGGCTCTCCTGGGCAACGCCGTCGTCGACATCCGCTACGCTTACGGCTCGTCCTCCGGGGAGGGCAAGACCCTGCTCGTTTTCCACACCAGCAACAACCGCAAGGCGGTCGACACATTGAAATGA
- a CDS encoding gamma-glutamyl-gamma-aminobutyrate hydrolase family protein (Members of this family of hydrolases with an active site Cys residue belong to MEROPS family C26.) — protein sequence MTRKTGVSVAIVDNSIDPAVYRPVEHWSRNLDAPWEAFTAREGRLPEPGAFSHMILTGSEASIVERDPWAEAEAAMVREAVSLGTAVLGSCWGHQLLAFALAGEACVRRAARPEIGWIAIRLDRTSDLLGPAGTAPFTFSSHFDEACDLPPGFDILASTDSCAVEAFHVQGRPVWGLQCHPEIDIPEGLRFFRDLAARGFKGREALLTALSETPRDSGLIRRIVPAFLSSGGPGAGKC from the coding sequence ATGACCCGAAAAACCGGCGTGTCGGTGGCCATCGTTGATAACTCCATCGATCCCGCGGTCTACCGGCCTGTCGAGCACTGGAGCCGGAATCTGGACGCGCCCTGGGAGGCCTTCACGGCCCGCGAGGGGCGTCTGCCGGAGCCGGGAGCCTTCAGCCACATGATCCTGACGGGCTCGGAGGCTTCCATCGTCGAACGCGATCCCTGGGCCGAGGCGGAGGCGGCGATGGTCCGCGAAGCCGTCTCCCTCGGGACCGCGGTCCTCGGCAGCTGCTGGGGCCACCAGCTCCTGGCCTTCGCCCTGGCGGGGGAGGCCTGCGTCCGCAGGGCCGCGAGGCCGGAGATCGGCTGGATCGCCATCAGGCTGGACAGGACGAGCGACCTGCTCGGCCCCGCCGGGACTGCCCCCTTCACGTTCTCGAGCCATTTCGACGAGGCCTGCGACCTGCCGCCGGGCTTCGACATCCTGGCCTCGACCGACAGCTGCGCCGTCGAGGCCTTCCACGTCCAGGGCCGGCCCGTCTGGGGGCTGCAATGCCACCCGGAGATCGACATTCCCGAGGGGCTTCGCTTCTTCCGCGACCTCGCCGCCCGGGGTTTCAAGGGGCGCGAAGCGCTCCTGACGGCCCTGTCCGAGACGCCGCGCGACTCCGGCCTCATCCGCAGGATCGTCCCGGCCTTTCTCTCCTCGGGCGGTCCCGGCGCGGGAAAGTGTTGA
- a CDS encoding biopolymer transporter ExbD has product MAKAEPNVVPLCDVLLVLLIIFMVITPLVQKGIDVKLPETSDSSSGGGQPTGLIVVTLQDKDVVEINQIKYELRGLLEELRRLYSTRQDKTVFIRALAKLPFAKVMEVIDIARGAGIETIALIPEYIEN; this is encoded by the coding sequence ATGGCAAAAGCCGAGCCTAACGTCGTTCCCCTGTGCGACGTCCTTCTCGTTCTTCTCATCATCTTCATGGTCATCACGCCCCTCGTTCAGAAAGGCATCGATGTCAAGCTGCCCGAGACCTCCGATTCCTCGAGCGGCGGCGGCCAGCCGACCGGCCTCATCGTCGTGACCCTGCAGGACAAGGATGTCGTCGAGATCAACCAGATCAAGTACGAGCTCCGCGGCTTGCTCGAAGAGCTCCGGCGCCTCTACAGCACGCGCCAGGACAAGACCGTGTTCATCCGCGCCCTGGCCAAGCTGCCCTTCGCCAAGGTCATGGAAGTCATCGACATCGCCCGCGGCGCCGGGATCGAGACCATCGCCCTGATCCCCGAATACATCGAGAACTAA